In Aspergillus nidulans FGSC A4 chromosome II, a single window of DNA contains:
- a CDS encoding uncharacterized protein (transcript_id=CADANIAT00004467) yields MEKIAAPRTKIGPNTNTGVYSVCLTASPLLSPRLEWIVQSKWTLFWAPVPRTANLVTAAPDGSSMWAHLRAPDPMMNLRNLILASGRPDG; encoded by the exons ATGGAGAAAATCGCAGCCCCAAGAACCAAGATCGGGCCTAACACAAA TACAGGT GTCTACTCCGTGTGCCTCACTgcttcccctctcctctctccacGCCTTGAGTGGATCGTGCAATCAAAATGGACCTTGTTTTGGGCCCCCGTACCCAGAACAGCGAATCTAGTCACGGCCGCCCCAGATGGATCGTCCATGTGGGCCCATCTAAGAGCCCCAGATCCAATGATGAATCTCAGGAATCTGATCCTCGCCAGTGGCAGACCTGACGGCTGA